TAAAATTAAAATCGGACAATTCTAAATTCAAAACTTCCGCAAGTCTTTTTATATTTTCATCGGGTCTCAAACCAACAGACAGGACCACCATATCAAACTCTTCTTTATTAAGTTTGCCATCTTCATCTTCGTATTTGAGTAATAAATTTCTGGTCTCGTTCAGCTCTGTGACTTCACCAATCATTGCCCTTTTAAATTTTATGCCGTATTTCTCTTTTGCCCTTTTATAGTATGATTCAAAACCCTTGCCAAATGTCCTCATATCCATATAAAATATTGTGCAGTCAAGGGCGCGGTTATGTTCCTTCATCAAGATTGCTTCTTTAATCGCATAGACACAACAGACTGAAGAACAATAAACATTTCCCGATTTTGTATCACGGGAGCCGACACATTGAATGAATGCAACCTTTTGCGGCTCTTTTTTATCAGAAGGTCTCACAAGGTGCCCCTGGAAAGGACCCGAGGCATTCAAGATTCTTTCCAATTCAATAGATTTTATTACATTTGCATATTTACCATAACCATATATCGACTTCAAATGTGGGTCAAATGTTTTTAAACCAGTACCAATGATAATACTACCTACATTTATATCAATTATTTTATCGGACATATTAAAATCAACTGCCTTTGCCGGACATAGTATCTGACAAACACGGCATTTGCCACCTTTCAAAAAATATGTGCAGTGTTCTTTATCAATCACCGCCTTGTTTGGGACGGCCTGAGGAAATGGAACATATATCGCCTTTCTCTTTCCCAGACCACACTCAAAATCAGAGTCAACCTTAATTGGACATTTTTCCCAGCATACACCACAGCCATTACATTTATCCCAATCAACAAAGGGTGACCTTTTTAAAATACGCACCGAAAAATTGCCAGGCTCACCGGTAATACCTTCAAGTTCTGCATAGGTTATCAATTCAATATTAGGATGCCTTCCCGCGCTCACCAGTTTCGGTGCCAATATACACATTGAACAATCATTGGTCGGAAATGTTTTATCAAGTTGTGCCATCACCCCGCCAATACTCGGTGTCTTTTCCAACAAATATACTTTAAATCCCGAATCTGCAAGGTCCAATGCTGCCTGGACACCACCGATGCCACCACCGATGACTAAGACTGCACCAATCTTCTGATTTATCATTTTGCCAAACCTTTAAACGAAACCCAATCCTGTTTCCAAACCCAAACCTTTAAACTATCACAGAGGATTTGTTCAAGATTCCTCATTTTGAAATTAGAATTGATATTTTTCTTATAACTTACTTCCTGCATCCTGCCTCTATATTGTTTTTACCTTATCCAAAAGCGCTTTCGTTGATACCCTGTTCATTTGAAGCCCGAGTGTCTTTGGTTCCAATCCCATTGCTAAGCCTAATACCTGTGGATAATAAAGCACTGGAAGATTATATTGTTCTTGAAATTTCTGTTCAATCTTTTTTTGATTATCATCATACATCACACTGCAGAAAGGACACATCAAAACCATTGCGTCTACAGAATCTTTTGAGAGCTCTTTCAATTTCGGACGGGTCAATGAATATGCAGTATCTTCATTTACCGCCAGAATACCTGCTCCACAACATCTTAATCTTTCCGTGTAATTTATCACCTTTGCCCCAGTGACCGCAATCAATTCATCTAACGACTTTGGATTTTCTGGGTCTTCCGAATTCTCATAAATATCAGAAGGTTTCAGATAGTGGCATCCATAATGGGGCGCAAGAGAAAGGTTCGCCAGTTTTTTCTTTATAGTTTTTTCTATCTTTTCCAATCCAATCTCATCATAAAGAATTTTGACAAAGTGTTTTACTTTAATTGGTTTGCCGATCTTTAAATCAATACCACTTTTCTTCAATAGTGCTACAATCTTTGCCCTATGGTCAAAATCTTCATTCAAATCTTTATTCACCTCGGTCAATGAACCAGTGCAGGCGCTGCAAAGAGTGCAGATATCCAATCCTTTCTCTTCGCTAACGAGAATGTTTCGTGCTGCCATCAAGAAATATGTATCATAGTGAACAGATTTAAGTGGGAATCCGCAACATTCAAAATCATCAAGGTCAAAAAGTTCAATACCAAGCGCTGATGCAACTGCCCTCGCTGACAGTTCATAATTTCTTCCACGACCCAACACCGTACAGCCCGGGAAAAATGCATACTTCATAAGACCTCACCCCTTGTTTTGCTAAAATCTGAAATATTGATGGGTAAAATTGAAATTTTATCGTAATGGCGAAGTGGACAAGCAAATCCAAAATCCGAAGCACGAAATCCAAAACAACATTGAACAAAAAGGTGTAGTTTTAGGTTTAGAAATGTGATAGGGTTTGGTTTGTTGGTTTTGTTGACAAAACACTTTACCAAACCTTTAAACAAAAACCAATCGTGTTTCCAAACCCCAACCTTTAAACCATCTTTTAGTATTCGTTTAAAATCGCTCATTATTATATGCAGATTTGGAGAATTACCATTAAATTATTTGTCATTGCTCTCTCGGTTAAAAAGTTTATCAATCCCTGTCACCGCCATAATCTTCTCGGTAAATCCCTTTGTCTTTGAGACCTTTGGTAGTCCAAGTGCTGAACGTTTATTATTATCAAATTCATCTATTTCATAGAGCCTGCCAAGTTTCTTCAGTAGTTCAATTTGCTGGATAAATGCCTTGGGCACATAACCTTCTTTTACTGCAATATTCTTAATTGCGTTCATCACATCCGTAAACCGCACACCCTGTGGACACCGTTCAGTACAGGCATAACAACTTGAACAAAACCATATAAAATCATTCTCCAGAACCCTTTTCTTCATTCCTAAGAGAATCATCCTTATTATCTTTCTCGGATTGTACCTATCATCAATCTCGCGCACCGGGCAACTTGCCGTACAGATACCACAGGCAAAACACAATTTTATCTTCTCACCACCCGGTTCCTGGGCAACTCGGTATTTAAATTTTGGATCAATACCGCTCATAATCCCCCTTTTGTTTTAAAGCCATTTTTTTGCCCTTTTGCCATTCGTGCCTTTTTCTACCTCTTGAGTCTTTTTGAGCCATTTTACCCTTTACCTGAATAACAGATGTTTTTCTATCTTCTTCAAAAGGGTCTGCGTATCAACTGGTTTATCAATGAAATCATCTGCAAGGTGGTCAATGGCAATATCCACAGCATATTCGGGCTTGGATAATTGCTGTCCGATTGCGGTAAGCATAATGATTGGAATCGGCCTTGTTTGCGGGTTTTTCCTCAATTCATAACATACCGTATACCCATCCTTTCCCGGCATAATCACATCAAGGAATATCAAATCTGGACTTTCAATCTTCGCCTTCTGGATACCTTCTTCGCCATCTTTCGCAGTTATCACCTCAAAGCGATTTGCCAGCAGAATCTGTTTTGTTGCCTCAAGAAAATCCGGGTCATCATCAACAAGTAAAATCTTGGGTCTCTCACCTTCTGTTTTCGGCTTCGGTGTCGCAGTGGTCAAAAGAAAATTGACCTTTTCTAAAAGCAAATTTGGATTCGCCGGCTTTTCAATGTATGCATCTGCCTTATGCTGCTTCCCGATATTTTCAGGATAACCGCCTGTTTTGGTTCCGATAGCCGTAAAGAGTATCACCGGAATATTTTGTAAATCAGCATTCTCCTTCAGTTCCCGGCAGACCGAAAAGCCATTAATATCGGGCAAGATAACATCAAGAATTATCAAATCAGGCTTTTCACTCATTGCCTTTTGCATTCCAGTCTTTCCGTCATTAGCAGTGATAACTTCGTATCCTGCATTAGTGAGAATGATTTTGTTTGCCTCAACAAAATCCTTGTCATCATCAATGAATAAAATTTTTGATTTCTTCATTACTCACTCCTTTTTTCATTCCCTTTCATACTACTTGAAATGGGTAAATAAATTGTAAATGTGCTCCCCTCATTCAATTTGCTTCTGATTTCAAGCTTGCCATTGTGGATATCAAGAATTTTCTTCACAATCGCAAGCCCCAGACCAGAACCACTTGCAACGCCTTCTCTTTTTACCCTATAAAACTCTTCACCGAGCCTTTTGAGTTCATCCTCTGAAATACCAATTCCTGTATCTGTTATATCGACTGCGATATAGTCTCCATTTTTTCTGCAATTTATAACAACCGAACCCTGACTTTGATTATATTTAACCCCATTTGTAATTAAATTTATAAGGACCTCTTTTATCAAATCCCTTTCTCCAAAGACTTCATAAATTTCATTTGCGAACTTTTTTTCGATCTTTATTCCCTTCTCCAAAGCAAGCGGCTTTATCAATTCTACCGATTCATCAATCAACGGTTCCAAACTAAATTCCTGAAAATTATCTTTAATATTCAATTCTTCTATACGAGCAAGTTTCAGCCATCTATTTATCAAATCAAGGAGTTCATTCAACCTTATCTTCATTCTCTCAATAATCTGTTTCTGCTGTCCAGAAATCTGACCTGCCATTCCACCATAAAGGACTTCAAGATATTGTATGACAGCAACAAGCGGAGTGCGTAATTCGTGAGAAACAAGGGAAATAAAGTTTTGTCGCATCATTTCTTTTTCTTTCTCAATTTTGTTCTTTTCATCAAGGTCTCTTTTTTTCGCGACTGCTCGCTCAGTAATAACAATTAACTCTTCAGCAGTGAACGGTTTAGGAAGAAAATCAAAAGCGCCATTTTTCATTGATTCAACTGCGGTTTCAATTGAGGCATAGCCCGTGATAACAATCGGGATCGCATTCGTTTTCCTATCAACAATTGCCTTCAGCACATCCATTCCGCTTATCCCGGGCATCTTCAAATCAATAAATACTACATCAGGGTTAAAATCTTCAAACTTTTTTAATCCCTCTTCACCATTTTTTGCGAGCTCTACTGAATAACCTTTATCAGTGAGAATCTGGCAACAGGCATCACAGATCGTTGGTTCATCATCGATTACAAGTATCTTAGGAAAATCAGACTTCATTTTTCCTTCTTTTTGTTGTCTTTATGGCTCTCCTGTTTCTTTTTCGTTAAATAATTCTGATAGACCGGACAGGCGAAATATTCCTGTTCGCATTTTGACAATTCTTTACTTTTACCCTTGGGAATCATTTTACGAACCGGGGCAACCGCACAATAGTTTACAACAATCTCTTCAAGGAATGGACATTTCATCACTTAATTTAATATGCAAAATTCGTGCCCGGCGGAGTCAAAAAAAGTTTTGAAATTTCAATTGATTTTTCTGACAAAAACGAGCCTGCTAAATAAATTAGTGTATATTTTTTCAACATCAATATTGTAAACGATTTTTCATTAGTTTTATGTTGCATTTTTAAACATTAATTGGTAATTTAATTTTAAAAGTTGCTCCCTTACCAAATTCACTATAAACTTCTATCACTCCATTATGGTCATCTATGATTCTTTTGCTTATTGAAAGGCCAAGTCCAACTCCGTGACTTGCCTCTTTGGTTGTAAAAAATGGCTCAAAAATTTTCTTAATATGCTCAGGTTTTATACCAGGACCGGTGTCTGATATTGATATAACTACAAAATTTTTGTCTTCAGAAAACGCTGTTTTTATTGTGAGTTCACCCTTTCCTTCCATCGCTTCAACTCCATTCATTATTATATTAATAATAACCTGCTGAATCTGTCCGGGGTCAATGTTTATCTGAGGTAAATTTTTATCGAGTTCAAGTTTTGTGTTTATATTAAGAAAGATTGCCTGGGTCTTCAACAAACTTAATGTTGACTCAATCAAATCATTTATTGATACCTTTTTTACCTCGGGCTTTTTTTCCCTTGCAAAATCTAATAAACCCTTAACTATCGTTTTGCAACGCTGTGCCTCACTGTTTATACGGATCAAATTCTTTTTGTATGGTGAATCGTCGGGAAAATTTTTCAGCATTAAATCGCAATAAAGTAATATACCGGTCAAAGGATTGTTTATTTCATGTGCCACACCTGCAGCAAGTTGACCAATTATCGCTAATCTTTCTGCTTCGGCGATCGTCTGCTGGGCATATCTTTTCAACTCTTCATCGCGTTTCTTGATAGAATCTATCATATACTGAAATGCCCTTGCTAAATCTGCTATCTCATCCTGCGTTGTAATGTTAATTCTTTCGGGGAAATTACCTTTACCAATTTCGCGCGCAGCGCGAGCGATCTCTCCGATAGACTTTGTAATCGTGCCGGAAAGTAAATAAGAGAACCCTGTCACGGCAAGTATTGCTATGATAGTTAACCCGATAAAAAATAAAACAATTTGATTGCGCATATCTGTATACTTCTTTTCCAGAATACCAACATAAAGAACGCCTACCGTTTCACCAAGAAAATTTTTGATTGGTCTATAGGCGGTTATATACCAATCTTTTACTACAAACGCCCTTGCCAACCAGGTCTGTCCCTTCTCAATTACCGCCTCATAAACCTCTTTTGAAATCAGTGTTCCTATTGCCCGTGTTCCATCAACATTCTTTACATTCGTCGATACCCGTAAATCCTTCATAAATATGGTTGATGTTCCAATATCCCGTCCCTTATACTGTTCATTGAGAAAGACAGTATTTTTTATACGGTCAACGATATCAAAATTGTTATTTAT
Above is a genomic segment from candidate division WOR-3 bacterium containing:
- a CDS encoding FAD-dependent oxidoreductase; this encodes MINQKIGAVLVIGGGIGGVQAALDLADSGFKVYLLEKTPSIGGVMAQLDKTFPTNDCSMCILAPKLVSAGRHPNIELITYAELEGITGEPGNFSVRILKRSPFVDWDKCNGCGVCWEKCPIKVDSDFECGLGKRKAIYVPFPQAVPNKAVIDKEHCTYFLKGGKCRVCQILCPAKAVDFNMSDKIIDINVGSIIIGTGLKTFDPHLKSIYGYGKYANVIKSIELERILNASGPFQGHLVRPSDKKEPQKVAFIQCVGSRDTKSGNVYCSSVCCVYAIKEAILMKEHNRALDCTIFYMDMRTFGKGFESYYKRAKEKYGIKFKRAMIGEVTELNETRNLLLKYEDEDGKLNKEEFDMVVLSVGLRPDENIKRLAEVLNLELSDFNFIKSIPFSPIETLRPGIFVCGTASAPKDIPETVTEASAAAEKAIELIKEERHKLTEKIEYPEETAVASEQPRIGVFVCHCGINIAGTVKVMEVVEYAKTLPNVVYAENNLYSCSDDSQQHIKEMIEKYKLNRVVVAACTPRTHEPLFQETIREKGLNKFLLEFTNIRDQCSWVHSQEPELATEKAKDLVRMACARANHLEPLPTITIPISQSGLVIGGGISGMNAALSLANQGYKVYLVEESPELGGNARHINQTVDGRNVKEYLSSLIKNVETNSNIKIYKNSKIESVNGYIGNFRTRIK
- a CDS encoding CoB--CoM heterodisulfide reductase iron-sulfur subunit B family protein → MKYAFFPGCTVLGRGRNYELSARAVASALGIELFDLDDFECCGFPLKSVHYDTYFLMAARNILVSEEKGLDICTLCSACTGSLTEVNKDLNEDFDHRAKIVALLKKSGIDLKIGKPIKVKHFVKILYDEIGLEKIEKTIKKKLANLSLAPHYGCHYLKPSDIYENSEDPENPKSLDELIAVTGAKVINYTERLRCCGAGILAVNEDTAYSLTRPKLKELSKDSVDAMVLMCPFCSVMYDDNQKKIEQKFQEQYNLPVLYYPQVLGLAMGLEPKTLGLQMNRVSTKALLDKVKTI
- a CDS encoding 4Fe-4S dicluster domain-containing protein; this translates as MSGIDPKFKYRVAQEPGGEKIKLCFACGICTASCPVREIDDRYNPRKIIRMILLGMKKRVLENDFIWFCSSCYACTERCPQGVRFTDVMNAIKNIAVKEGYVPKAFIQQIELLKKLGRLYEIDEFDNNKRSALGLPKVSKTKGFTEKIMAVTGIDKLFNRESNDK
- a CDS encoding response regulator, producing the protein MKKSKILFIDDDKDFVEANKIILTNAGYEVITANDGKTGMQKAMSEKPDLIILDVILPDINGFSVCRELKENADLQNIPVILFTAIGTKTGGYPENIGKQHKADAYIEKPANPNLLLEKVNFLLTTATPKPKTEGERPKILLVDDDPDFLEATKQILLANRFEVITAKDGEEGIQKAKIESPDLIFLDVIMPGKDGYTVCYELRKNPQTRPIPIIMLTAIGQQLSKPEYAVDIAIDHLADDFIDKPVDTQTLLKKIEKHLLFR
- a CDS encoding response regulator, which gives rise to MKSDFPKILVIDDEPTICDACCQILTDKGYSVELAKNGEEGLKKFEDFNPDVVFIDLKMPGISGMDVLKAIVDRKTNAIPIVITGYASIETAVESMKNGAFDFLPKPFTAEELIVITERAVAKKRDLDEKNKIEKEKEMMRQNFISLVSHELRTPLVAVIQYLEVLYGGMAGQISGQQKQIIERMKIRLNELLDLINRWLKLARIEELNIKDNFQEFSLEPLIDESVELIKPLALEKGIKIEKKFANEIYEVFGERDLIKEVLINLITNGVKYNQSQGSVVINCRKNGDYIAVDITDTGIGISEDELKRLGEEFYRVKREGVASGSGLGLAIVKKILDIHNGKLEIRSKLNEGSTFTIYLPISSSMKGNEKRSE
- a CDS encoding cache domain-containing protein, coding for MALFHLNSLRTKLALSYVLAVGLVGILCSIIGIATINRGIINQAQNRVSADLNSAGEIYDQFANQVLNVCRFTATRFFLKKALLEKKNLDMIQELERVLKTENLDFLSVVDTNGVVLARGTNKDNFNDTVYNPLIEHTMKTKSPTYATEILTAEGLYKENPVLKKKAEIKILPTQRVKFQRSGVETSGLVIVGSAPILDDYENVIGVVYAGKLINNNFDIVDRIKNTVFLNEQYKGRDIGTSTIFMKDLRVSTNVKNVDGTRAIGTLISKEVYEAVIEKGQTWLARAFVVKDWYITAYRPIKNFLGETVGVLYVGILEKKYTDMRNQIVLFFIGLTIIAILAVTGFSYLLSGTITKSIGEIARAAREIGKGNFPERINITTQDEIADLARAFQYMIDSIKKRDEELKRYAQQTIAEAERLAIIGQLAAGVAHEINNPLTGILLYCDLMLKNFPDDSPYKKNLIRINSEAQRCKTIVKGLLDFAREKKPEVKKVSINDLIESTLSLLKTQAIFLNINTKLELDKNLPQINIDPGQIQQVIINIIMNGVEAMEGKGELTIKTAFSEDKNFVVISISDTGPGIKPEHIKKIFEPFFTTKEASHGVGLGLSISKRIIDDHNGVIEVYSEFGKGATFKIKLPINV